A genomic stretch from Scomber scombrus chromosome 8, fScoSco1.1, whole genome shotgun sequence includes:
- the LOC133984755 gene encoding GTPase IMAP family member 8-like: MDKNGGLSRRHSSRASDNPTRFLEETLWMLGGWMWGATGGGGRDTEVGQHLFSKLLHLKGSTIYLGEWVLLRCAVESNSSNVLRYSWLRPKTQAAQTPNPRHLVSGDSYSITVVTREDADSYQCQVESRSSNTTTKVLSEPVTLSVSELPPPSLTLTPNTRQMFRGEHFTVRCPQTNSSGWILKYLPQGRRAKTKDFPPDMCSPRWGPDGCIFTASNRSTGLYWCVGAEGRSNAVNIIVSYGAIILKTPAFPVPEGGNVVLSCQYLKENKSNTTFFKNGEEIGTLSSKGVTEMTIENVTKADEGFYKCVAKDRKMESPESWLSVAPEQGNSTSTYGTAPSIQGEKKGNALAERRLLLIGGRWAGKSSTGNTILTKERFECGRTRTAQCEVRHMVVEGRKLIVVDAPGWNSSLSLTEIPEGEKQRFKLNPSKCPPGPNAFLLIIPIDSAFSVEERKIVEEHMKLLGERVWRYTMVLFTCGDFLGEKMIEQHIESEGDALKWLIKRCNNRYHVINNKKTNAPQVTQLLEKIDEMVWHNNGGYYELDEQTLNIIQKKQREVAERAEERWKKAMEQRQQMKALIPEMKPIQKLQVILLGSRSVGKTSVGNTILGIKEQEDGKRTAHSVARRGFVGKTEISLVDTPGWWKGFPMSDTPEMIKEEVMRSMFLCPPGPHVFLLVIDADASFNGKHLDAVTTHVDLLGEGVWRHTIIVFTRGDWLGAHSIEEYIEGEGKALQSLVEQCGNRYHVIDNKNTDDGTQITELLEKITGTTAENDWQHFVPDEQIILTIEEKCTRVEKGARLRESQVKAKRKSLRGSRNKLQELKIVILGQKAVGKSATGNNLLCKEVFPTCENEQCQVDEADVAGRKVTVIDTLGWWKKLSRCTEKTDKEIVRGFTLSPSGVHAVLLVVPLDLTFREVQQAALEEHMDLFDASVWKHTMVVFTYGDKLADRSIEEHIEREHSALRWLVDKCENRYHVMNNMKKKDVSQVTELFEKIEEMVSGNSGQLFCPDMKDIHLRIEEKSKRRDLKNVLKQRLEQEYRRRELELMMGFREKLHELQADVRGTQATSASKSLIGAKIKAKAVGQRKEEIIDAKLTQEIEKLDKDIMKSTDLLRNSKGFLIPKSSSYKKKSTSNFDKVLNWLSTLKIGTNVDNQLTLNFSQSSGYRSVIPHEELYTDIAE; this comes from the exons aTGGACAAAAACGGTGGTCTCTCTCGCAGGCATTCCAGCAGAGCATCCGACAACCCGACGCGCTTCCTGGAAGAAACCCTATGGATGCTGGGAGGCTGGATGTGGGGAGCGAcgggaggtggagggagggacacagag GTGGGGCAGCATTTGTTCTCCAAGTTGCTACATCtaaag GGGTCAACCATCTATCTCGGCGAGTGGGTGTTGCTGCGGTGTGCCGTGGAGTCAAACTCCAGTAATGTGTTGAGGTATAGCTGGTTAAGGCCTAAAACACAGGCTGCTCAGACCCCGAACCCCAGGCACCTGGTCTCTGGTGACAGCTACTCCATCACTGTGGTAACGAGGGAGGATGCGGACAGCTACCAGTGCCAAGTGGAGAGTCGGAGCAGCAACACCACAACAAAGGTCCTCAGCGAACCGGTCACGCTCAGTGTGTCAG AGCTACCCCCTCCCTCACTAACTTTGACCCCCAACACCCGACAGATGTTCAGAGGGGAGCATTTCACCGTGCGGTGCCCCCAGACTAACTCCTCAGGCTGGATACTCAAGTACTTACCTCAGGGCCGTAGAGCGAAGACCAAAGACTTCCCCCCTGACATGTGTTCGCCACGCTGGGGGCCTGATGGGTGTATCTTCACTGCTTCCAATAGAAGCACTGGACTGTACTGGTGTGTGGGTGCTGAGGGCCGCAGCAACGCAGTCAACATCATAGTAAGCT ATGGAGCCATCATCTTGAAGACTCCTGCCTTCCCTGTGCCAGAGGGTGGTAATGTGGTCTTATCCTGTCAGTacttgaaagaaaacaaaagtaacACAACGTTTTTCAAAAACGGTGAAGAAATTGGCACTTTAAGTTCAAAAGGAGTAACAGAGATGACTATTGAGAATGTGACAAAAGCAGACGAGGGTTTCTATAAATGTGTCGCcaaggacagaaagatggagagCCCTGAGAGCTGGTTATCAGTCGCACCTGAACAAG GTAACTCGACATCAACATATGGGACAGCACCATCCATTCAAG GGGAGAAAAAGGGCAACGCTCTGGCAGAGCGCAGGCTACTCCTGATTGGTGGGAGATGGGCTGGCAAAAGCTCCACTGGCAATACTATACTCACAAAGGAAAGGTTTGAGTGTGGACGAACACGAACAGCTCAGTGTGAAGTGAGACATATGGTAGTCGAGGGCAGGAAGCTTATAGTGGTCGATGCTCCGGGATGGAATAGCTCCCTCTCCCTCACAGAGATCccagagggggaaaaacaaagatttaaacTCAATCCCTCAAAGTGTCCACCTGGACCAAATGCTTTCCTCCTTATTATTCCCATTGACTCTGCTTtctctgtggaggagaggaagatagtGGAGGAGCACATGAAGCTGCTGGGGGAGCGTGTTTGGAGATACACCATGGTGCTGTTCACCTGTGGGGATTTCCTCGGGGAGAAGATGATAGAGCAGCACATCGAGAGCGAGGGAGACGCACTCAAGTGGTTGATCAAAAGGTGCAACAACCGATACCACGTGATCAACAACAAGAAGACTAACGCACCTCAGGTCACACAGTTACTGGAGAAGATAGATGAGATGGTGTGGCACAACAACGGCGGTTACTACGAGTTAGATGAACAGACTTTGAATATCATTCAAAAGAAGCAGCGAGAGGTGGCTGAAAGGGCagaagagagatggaagaaggCCATGGAACAAAGACAGCAAATGAAAGCACTCATTCCAG AAATGAAACCCATCCAAAAACTCCAGGTGATTCTCTTGGGAAGTCGAAGTGTTGGGAAAACCTCCGTGGGGAACACCATCTTAGGAATCAAAGAACAAGAGGATGGAAAAAGAACGGCACACTCGGTGGCCCGGCGGGGTTTTGTGGGTAAAACTGAAATAAGTCTTGTTGACACACCAGGTTGGTGGAAAGGCTTCCCAATGTCTGACACTCCAGAAATGATCAAAGAGGAAGTGATGCGCAGCATGTTCCTGTGCCCCCCTGGGCCCCATGTTTTCCTGCTGGTGATAGATGCAGATGCATCCTTCAACGGAAAACATTTAGATGCAGTGACAACACACGTGGATCTTCTCGGAGAAGGAGTGTGGAGACACACCATTATAGTTTTCACCAGAGGAGACTGGCTGGGAGCACACTCCATAGAGGAGTACATCGAGGGCGAAGGAAAGGCCTTGCAGTCTCTGGTGGAACAATGTGGTAACAGATATCATGTCATtgataacaaaaatacagatgATGGCACTCAgatcacagagctgctggagaAAATCACCGGGACCACAGCTGAAAATGATTGGCAGCATTTTGTTCCAGATGAGCAGATCATTTTGACCATTGAGGAGAAATGCACACGAGTGGAAAAAGGAGCAAGACTGAGGGAAAGTCAAGTCAAGGCCAAAAGAAAAAGCCTTAGAG GTTCCAGAAATAAGTTACAAGAGCTGAAAATTGTGATACTTGGTCAAAAGGCAGTTGGAAAGAGTGCCACAGGAAATAACCTCCTGTGCAAAGAAGTGTTCCCTACCTGTGAGAACGAGCAATGTCAGGTGGATGAGGCAGATGTTGCTGGCAGAAAAGTCACAGTGATCGACACCCTGGGCTGGTGGAAGAAGCTCTCTCGCTGCACtgaaaagacagacaaagaaattGTCAGAGGTTTCACGTTGAGTCCATCAGGGGTTCATGCTGTTCTGCTGGTTGTTCCCTTGGACCTGACTTTCAGAGAAGTTCAGCAGGCTGCCCTGGAGGAACACATGGACCTCTTTGATGCCAGTGTCTGGAAACACACCATGGTTGTGTTCACATACGGAGACAAACTGGCAGATAGATCCATAGAAGAGCACATTGAGAGGGAGCACAGTGCTCTCCGGTGGTTGGTagacaaatgtgaaaacagataCCATGTCATGAATAACATGAAGAAAAAGGATGTGAGTCAGGTTACCGAGCTGTTTGAGAAGATCGAGGAAATGGTGTCAGGGAACAGCGGCCAGCTCTTCTGCCCTGACATGAAGGACATCCACTTGAGAATTGAGGAGAAGTCCAAGAGGCGGGATCTCAAGAATGTACTGAAGCAACGACTGGAGCAGGAGTACAGGAGAAGAGAGCTGGAGCTGATGATGGGTTTCAGGGAAAAACTCCATGAGCTGCAAGCTGATGTCCGTGGAACACAAGCAACAAGTGCTTCAAAGTCACTGA TTGGTGCCAAAATCAAAGCTAAGGCAGTTGGtcaaaggaaggaggaaatcaTTGATGCAAAATTGACTCAGGAAATTGAAAAGCTGGATAAGGACATTATGAAATCCACAGACCTTCTTCGAAACAGCAAGGGATTCTTGATCCCCA AGTCTTCATCATACAAGAAAAAATCAACTAGTAACTTTGATAAAGTTCTGAACTGGCTGTCCACGCTTAAGATTggcacaaatgtagacaaccaGCTGACCCTCAACTTCTCCCAGTCGTCAGGATACAGATCTGTGATACCACATGAAGAGCTTTACACTGATATTGCTGAATAA
- the rabggta gene encoding geranylgeranyl transferase type-2 subunit alpha: MHGRVKIKTTAQQEEEKRKEREKKLKIYVAARDACFSKRKQGIWDDEALQLTQQLLSSNPDFATLWNYRREILMHLETVKEEDEVQKIYEAELSFLESCLKVNPKSYGSWHHRGWVSARLPRPDWARELSLCDRCLSLDDRNFHCWDYRRMVVKMSGVPVDQELGFTDCLIGSNFSNYSSWHYRSTLLPLLHPESPEPPSPCHKPPQSSPPPSPQTHSHRVCEEQLLKEYELVQNAFFTDPNDQSAWFYYRWLLGRAEREEMISCVYVSRDEERVAVAFSRPVNAQTVGLLLVLDGQPQRVEWRSVHPRFKHSPVWICDLPPGTTSDISNEHNLTVHWTEKHIHRDCALYTGRSESWCRDSATDQELFRSELSVEKTSVLQSELQSCNQLQELEPLNKWCLLTIILLMRALDPLGYEKETLAHFQTLKEVDSMRSAYYSDLCSKFMIENTILKMEYAEVRVFSISDKNLTTLCHLDQLLLVTHINLSSNKLQRLPPQFAMLQCLEVLEADNNSIENLEGVYHLPKLEEVLLKNNKISTLADLQPLATCPKLKRLDLRGNPVTQTANIESELAELFPSVTDLLL, translated from the exons ATG CATGGTAGAGTGAAGATTAAAACCACAGcccagcaggaggaggagaaaagaaaggagcGAGAGAAGAAACTGAAGATATATGTAGCTGCACGGGATGCCTGTTTTTCTAAG AGGAAGCAAGGTATTTGGGATGATGAGGCCCTCCAGTTGACCCAGCAGCTGCTGTCATCCAATCCTGACTTCGCAACCCTCTGGAACTACAGAAGAGAGATTCTCATGCACCTAGAGACCGTGAA AGAAGAGGATGAAGTGCAAAAGATTTACGAGGCTGAGCTGTCATTTCTGGAGTCTTGCCTGAAGGTGAACCCAAAGTCCTACGGCAGCTGGCACCATCGAGGTTGGGTCTCGGCCCGCTTGCCTCGACCGGACTGGGCCCGAGAACTGAGCCTGTGTGATCGCTGCCTCAGCCTGGATGACCGCAACT TTCACTGCTGGGATTATCGCCGGATGGTTGTGAAGATGTCTGGCGTGCCTGTGGATCAGGAGTTGGGTTTTACCGATTGTCTTATTGGCTCCAACTTCTCCAACTACTCCAGCTGGCATTACCGCAGCACCCTGCTGCCACTGCTCCACCCCGAGTCCCCTGAACCTCCCTCACCTTGCCACAAGCCTCCCCAGTCCTCCCCTCCACCTTCTCCGCAAACCCACTCCCATCGCGTCTGTGAGGAGCAGCTACTCAAAG AATATGAGCTTGTACAGAATGCTTTCTTCACCGACCCCAACGACCAGAGTGCTTGGTTCTACTATCGCTGGTTGCTTGGCAGAG CGGAACGTGAAGAGATGATAAGCTGTGTGTACGTCAGTCGGGATGAGGAGAGAGTTGCTGTTGCCTTCTCTAGGCCTGTCAAT GCGCAGACGGTCgggctgctgctggtgctcGACGGTCAGCCCCAGAGAGTGGAGTGGAGGAGCGTCCATCCTCGCTTTAAACACAGCCCTGTCTGG ATCTGTGACCTTCCTCCTGGAACGACAAGCGACATTTCAAATGAGCACAATCTGACTGTGCACtggactgaaaaacacattcatagAGACTGTGCTCTGTATACAG GTCGAAGCGAGAGTTGGTGTCGTGACTCTGCCACTGATCAAGAACTTTTCAG GAGTGAACTCTCAGTAGAGAAGACCTCGGTGTTACAGTCCGAGCTACAGTCATGTAACCAGCTACAAGAACTGGAGCCACTTAATAAGT GGTGCTTGTTGACCATTATCCTCCTGATGAGGGCACTAGACCCCCTGGGATATGAAAAGGAGACACTCGCTCATTTCCAAACACTCAAA GAAGTGGATTCCATGCGCTCCGCCTATTACAGTGACCTGTGCAGCAAGTTTATGATTGAAAACACTATTCTGAAAATGGAGTATGCTGAAGTGCGCGTCTTCAGTATTTCTGACAAG AACCTGACCACTTTATGCCACCTGGACCAGCTGTTATTGGTTACCCACATCAATTTGTCCTCTAATAAGCTGCAGCGGCTTCCCCCTCAGTTTGCCATGTTGCAGTGCCTGGAG GTCTTGGAGGCTGATAACAACTCCATAGAAAACCTGGAAGGAGTGTATCACCTTCCTAAACTGGAAGAGGTCCTCTTGAAGAATAATA AAATATCTACACTGGCAGATCTGCAGCCGCTGGCCACCTGCCCCAAGCTGAAACGCCTTGATCTCCGTGGCAACCCCGTCACTCAGACCGCCAATATCGAGTCGGAATTAGCCGAGCTGTTCCCCTCAGTCACAGACCTCCTGCTCTGA